The following nucleotide sequence is from Candidatus Deferrimicrobiaceae bacterium.
GGGTGGAAGGCATGTTCGAGGTCTTCGCCGTGGTGGTGATCGGTTTCCTGATGGTCCGGCTGGGACTGGTGACCGCGCACTCCACGCTCCGCGCCACCTATTTCCAGTTGATCATCCTGCTGGGCAGCGGTATTATCGGCACCGGCCACCACTATTACTGGATCGGCGCGCCTCGGTACTGGCTCTGGATCGGAGGGATCTTCTCCGCCCTGGAGCCGCTGCCCATCCTCCTGATGGTCATCGACACGATGAACCACGTGAAGGAGCGCAAGACGCAGATCGTCAACCGCCTCACCTGGACCTACGCGGTGGGGTGCGCGATCTACCACATGATCGGGGCGGGGGTTTTTGGATTCCTCCACACGCTGCCGCAGATCAACTACTACACGCACGGCTCCCAGGTCACCGTGTCCCACGGCCACCTGGCGTTCTTCGGCGCCTACGCACTCCTCAATCTCACGACCTTCTACTTCGCGATGCCGAAGATCAAGGGGATCGAGGTGTTCGACGAACGGCGCGGGAAATACGGCTTCTGGACGATGAACGTCGCGATGATGATCATGGGGCTCACCTTCGGTGTGGCCGGAGTCCTGCAGACTTACATCGAGCGGGTGCTGGGATTGGGGTACATGACGGCGCAGTCGTACATGCGGCTCTGGATGGGGGTCACCATGACCGCGGGGGTCTTCTTCCTGATCGGTCTGCTCACCACCGTCACGGACCTCCTCACCCTGCGGCCGGCCAGGCAGCGAACGTAGCCGGAAACGCCGGGGGGAAGCGAATCCTCCCCCCGGCGAAGGATTTCTAACCTCACGGGGGGGCGCCCGAGGCGCTCCCCGCTCCGAACCGAACGAAACCGATTTCCGGAGGAACGATGGATCGGTACACCAAAGCATTTGTCGTAGCGTCTCTCGGATACTTTTTCCTGGCTTCCCTGCTGGGGGTCTGGATGGGAGCCGGGGAAGCGGCAGGGTGGGTGCCCTTCGCCCATATCCACTTCAACCTTCTCGGCTTCATGTCGATGATGATCTACGGGGTGGGATACTTCATCCTGCCCCGGTTCAACGGGCGCACCCTGCGCTGGCCCTCCTGGGTCCCGCTCCACTTCTTTGCGGCCAACATCGGGCTGATCGGGATGGTGGCCACGGCCCCCGAGCGACCCTCGACGGGGTTCGTCCTGTTCGCCGGTCTGTCGGTCGTGTCGGTGGCGATGTTCGTGATCAACCTCGGCGCAACGATGCTCATCGCGCCGGCGGAGAAGGCGGAAGACGAGGAGGCTGAGGCTTTGGCGAGGCCGCAGGCACCACCGCCTCCCCGGGTCGACATCCACCCCGACATGCGGGTGGGGGAGATCCTCACCCGGTGGCCGCAGACGGTGGAGGTCTTCGTGGCAAACGGATTCGCTTCCCTGGGGAACCCGGAGCACCGGGAGCAGGTCAAGCAGATCCCCATCACGCTCCGGATGGCGTGCCAGCGGCACAACGTCGATCTCGAACCGATGGTCGCCCTGCTGATTTCCGCCGCCGGGGGGGCGCCCCAGCCGGCCGTGGCCGGCATGTCCGCCGGAGGACCGGCGCGCAAAGACGGACTCTCCCGGGGAGAGCCGATCCGCGCGGAGAACATCCTGGGCGACATCCTCTCGGCCTACCCGGAGACCGAGAAGGTGTTCCGGAAATATTACGGAGACGGGTGCTTCTCCTGCCCCGGCCAGGCGACCGAAAGCGTCAAGCAGAGCGCGATGATGCACAACGTGATCGAGAAGCAGATCCTGTCCGACCTGAACCGGGCGGCGGGGTTTTAGGAAGGAGAGACCATGATCGACCGGATGCAGGAACTGCTCGAGGCGGAGCGCGCGGGAGTGAAATGCCTCTCCGCGATGGCGGATTCCTCCCCGGAGGGGGAGAAGAAGGATTTCCTGGTTTTCCTGCGGAACGACGAGGGCCGGTTCTGCGCCGGGCTGTACCGGCTCATCCGGGACAGGAAGGGAACCCCCACCGACCGGACAGGGACCTTCGCGGACAAGGTCCTCGCCCTCGAGGGGGAGGCCGAGCGGCTGGCGCTCCTCATCAAGGGGCAGTCGTGGGTCGTCCGAAAGATCGACGAGATCCCGACCGCGGAGATGACCCCGGACGAGAAGTCGTTCTTCGACGACATGCACAAGGCCCACGTGGTCAACATCGAGGCGTGCCGAAAATACCTGCCCGCCGGGGGATGATGCTAGGGAGGGAGCGGCTCCGTTGTCTCTGGGGGGGGACCGCTCCAAGGCATGGGCCCTCCTGCTCCATGGGCCCGGAACCGGCTCTGCTCCCTCGGAGGGGGGCCGCTCACTCCGTCGCTCGCCTTGCGTCGAACCCGCAAGGCTGCGCTCAACCTTCGCCGGAAAGCTCCGTTCGGACCCCCCTCCTGCGTGCGCTCCGCCGCAAGGGCCCATTGGTTGGTGGGGAGCCGGGGCGAGCGGGAACGCCGGAGGTGAAGCCGCTCCCGGTGACCTTT
It contains:
- a CDS encoding cbb3-type cytochrome c oxidase subunit I, coding for VEGMFEVFAVVVIGFLMVRLGLVTAHSTLRATYFQLIILLGSGIIGTGHHYYWIGAPRYWLWIGGIFSALEPLPILLMVIDTMNHVKERKTQIVNRLTWTYAVGCAIYHMIGAGVFGFLHTLPQINYYTHGSQVTVSHGHLAFFGAYALLNLTTFYFAMPKIKGIEVFDERRGKYGFWTMNVAMMIMGLTFGVAGVLQTYIERVLGLGYMTAQSYMRLWMGVTMTAGVFFLIGLLTTVTDLLTLRPARQRT
- a CDS encoding DUF1858 domain-containing protein, giving the protein MDRYTKAFVVASLGYFFLASLLGVWMGAGEAAGWVPFAHIHFNLLGFMSMMIYGVGYFILPRFNGRTLRWPSWVPLHFFAANIGLIGMVATAPERPSTGFVLFAGLSVVSVAMFVINLGATMLIAPAEKAEDEEAEALARPQAPPPPRVDIHPDMRVGEILTRWPQTVEVFVANGFASLGNPEHREQVKQIPITLRMACQRHNVDLEPMVALLISAAGGAPQPAVAGMSAGGPARKDGLSRGEPIRAENILGDILSAYPETEKVFRKYYGDGCFSCPGQATESVKQSAMMHNVIEKQILSDLNRAAGF
- a CDS encoding DUF6306 domain-containing protein codes for the protein MIDRMQELLEAERAGVKCLSAMADSSPEGEKKDFLVFLRNDEGRFCAGLYRLIRDRKGTPTDRTGTFADKVLALEGEAERLALLIKGQSWVVRKIDEIPTAEMTPDEKSFFDDMHKAHVVNIEACRKYLPAGG